Proteins from a single region of Stigmatella erecta:
- a CDS encoding FAD-dependent oxidoreductase: MSDRVGQTGRQGRKRRIVILGGGVGAMTAAYGLTSAPGWKDQYEVVLYTLGWRLGGKGASGRNADVAQRIEEHGLHVWMGHYENAFRMMRQVYAELGRRRGAPLATLEEAFKKQSLITLFERTPQGWVDWNFHFPTNAKEPGQEEGMEPHSLADALDRGLQLLVDQLRGTPGAGLAAATPPPEALPAQVEGVMRSLGLPLLPRLGAPGIGRTLQLAQQLAARLPRGQGMQDSNHLQAILWLVEEAWGRLSARVVRHWEDSAVRKLWSLMELGLVIARGILRDRVLETGFNGIDGEDFRAWLARHGASDFTLYRAPLVPGMYALLFAYVKGDPAHQSLAAGVATRFLLRMGLTYKGAIFYKMRAGMGDVVFAPLYEVLKRRGVEFHFFHKVEQLRVNPLTRNIDRVEMTRQMTLKDPAAGYQPLVDVLGLPCWPDRPRYEQLVEGEQLQASRTNLESAWAPRGKSEQFLTLERGRDYDLLVMGISLGAFPHVAGELLEHSPRWQRMVEALQTNQTMGVQLWLSRSLEGLGWQEEPTVSTTYAEPVNTYADMSQLLPREPWPAGTVRNLAYFTAPFTDAPEIPPFTDTDFPRREHARLKEIALRWFREWTGALWPHATGYNPTALNWELLVDLDGARRGVDRFDSQFWKANIDPSERYVLSLPGSTEARLGSHDSGYNGLYLAGDWTLTGLNCGCVEAAVMSGLQAAQAISGTPAHISGESDF; encoded by the coding sequence ATGAGCGACAGGGTGGGGCAGACGGGGCGGCAGGGCCGCAAGCGCAGGATCGTCATCCTGGGCGGTGGCGTGGGCGCCATGACGGCGGCGTATGGGCTGACGAGCGCCCCCGGGTGGAAGGACCAGTACGAGGTCGTCCTCTACACCCTGGGCTGGCGGTTGGGCGGCAAGGGCGCCAGTGGCCGCAACGCGGACGTGGCCCAGCGCATCGAGGAGCATGGGCTCCATGTCTGGATGGGCCACTACGAGAATGCCTTCCGGATGATGCGCCAGGTCTACGCGGAGCTGGGCCGCCGCCGGGGGGCGCCGCTGGCCACGCTGGAGGAGGCCTTCAAGAAGCAGTCGCTCATCACCCTGTTCGAGCGCACCCCCCAGGGCTGGGTGGACTGGAACTTCCACTTCCCCACCAACGCGAAGGAACCCGGGCAGGAGGAGGGCATGGAGCCGCATTCGCTGGCGGATGCCCTGGACCGGGGGCTTCAGCTGCTGGTGGACCAGCTGCGCGGCACGCCGGGGGCGGGCCTCGCGGCGGCGACCCCTCCGCCCGAGGCGTTGCCCGCCCAGGTCGAGGGGGTGATGCGCTCCCTGGGGTTGCCGCTCCTGCCGAGGCTCGGGGCGCCGGGAATTGGCCGCACGCTCCAGCTCGCGCAGCAGCTCGCCGCCCGGCTGCCGCGAGGGCAGGGGATGCAGGACTCGAACCACCTCCAGGCGATCCTCTGGCTCGTCGAGGAGGCCTGGGGCCGCCTGTCGGCGCGCGTCGTCCGCCACTGGGAGGACAGCGCCGTGCGCAAGCTCTGGTCCCTGATGGAGCTGGGGCTCGTCATCGCCCGGGGCATCTTGCGGGACCGGGTGCTGGAGACCGGCTTCAACGGCATCGATGGCGAGGACTTCCGGGCCTGGCTCGCGCGCCATGGCGCCAGCGACTTCACGCTGTACCGGGCCCCCCTCGTGCCGGGCATGTACGCCCTGCTGTTCGCCTACGTGAAGGGCGATCCGGCCCACCAGTCCCTGGCGGCGGGCGTGGCCACGCGCTTCCTGCTGCGCATGGGTCTCACGTACAAGGGCGCCATCTTCTACAAGATGCGCGCGGGCATGGGGGACGTGGTGTTCGCGCCCCTCTACGAGGTGCTGAAGCGGCGCGGGGTGGAGTTCCACTTCTTCCACAAGGTGGAGCAGCTCCGGGTCAACCCGCTCACGCGCAACATCGACCGGGTGGAGATGACGCGCCAGATGACGCTGAAGGACCCGGCGGCCGGGTACCAGCCGCTCGTGGACGTGCTCGGCTTGCCGTGCTGGCCCGACCGGCCCCGCTACGAGCAGCTCGTCGAGGGCGAGCAGCTCCAGGCCTCCCGCACCAACCTGGAGTCCGCCTGGGCGCCCCGCGGGAAGAGCGAGCAGTTCCTCACCCTGGAGCGGGGCCGGGACTACGACTTGCTCGTCATGGGCATCTCCCTGGGGGCCTTCCCCCACGTAGCCGGGGAGCTGCTGGAGCACAGCCCGCGCTGGCAACGGATGGTGGAGGCACTCCAGACGAACCAGACGATGGGCGTGCAGCTGTGGCTGTCACGCAGCCTGGAGGGGCTGGGGTGGCAGGAGGAGCCCACGGTGTCCACCACCTACGCCGAGCCGGTGAACACCTACGCGGACATGTCCCAGCTGCTTCCCCGGGAGCCGTGGCCCGCGGGCACCGTGCGCAACCTGGCCTACTTCACCGCGCCGTTCACCGACGCCCCGGAGATTCCGCCCTTCACCGACACGGACTTTCCCCGGCGGGAGCACGCGCGGCTCAAGGAGATCGCCCTGCGTTGGTTCCGGGAGTGGACGGGCGCGCTGTGGCCCCATGCGACGGGCTACAACCCCACGGCCCTGAACTGGGAGTTGCTCGTGGACCTGGACGGCGCGCGCCGGGGCGTGGACCGCTTCGACAGCCAGTTCTGGAAGGCCAACATCGATCCGTCCGAGCGCTATGTGTTGTCGCTGCCGGGCTCCACCGAGGCCCGGCTCGGCTCGCACGACTCCGGGTACAACGGGCTGTACCTGGCGGGTGACTGGACGCTCACGGGGCTCAACTGCGGTTGTGTGGAGGCGGCGGTGATGTCCGGCCTCCAGGCCGCCCAGGCCATCTCCGGCACCCCGGCGCACATCTCCGGGGAGAGCGACTTCTGA
- a CDS encoding NAD(P)-binding protein: MTEGGAAAPRKKVVVLGGGAGALTTAYYLSSTPELRARYEVTVYQVGWRLGGKGASGRGPHGRIEEHGLHIFWGFYENAFQLMRACYREMDRPATMPLATFEQAFLPRDLLALQELVHGTWQRWVIPFPSNSRSPGQSDSIDSSQEILGVLFQTILGLFDRTQRLLVGTAAEGTAQDFLGRLQEVLLEGVGRGTDLLLSVRLLVQEGQRMLEQAHVRVLAVLRGEVEARGVLDAALLDTLRGFLRWMWARFTPLLESNFLLFQLCVGLDFLVANLVGILSDQVFVRGFNAIEELDYRAWLAKHGASELTLKSALSRTIYDAAMSMVDGDPDRQAIGAGSALRALLRIGLTYQGHIAYEFAASMGDVIFVPLYEACRKNGVRFQFFHRVEELVAEDVTGLPQIRRIRIGRQVTLKDPSREYEPLICVKNLPCWPSQPLWDQLLEGDNLLREGINLESFYTPWRSVEERVLEAGRDFDHVVFGIPVASVPFLCPSLVEKSAAWRRMVEQVATIQTQSFQIWTSKDLSAMGWTVGSPMLTGYIEPIDTWADMTNLLPREGWAQPNAPRNVAYFCGPQPGPRQPPPPEAHAFPTQETERARQDAVHFLNHHIGVLWPRATQPRAPGAFDWTLLVPSNGGEGEARFETQYWRANVDPSERYTLALPGTFKARIRPDRTGFANLSICGDWVDNGFYIGAAEGAVISGMLAFRAVTGQPLPISGEAFWYR; the protein is encoded by the coding sequence ATGACGGAGGGCGGTGCGGCGGCACCTCGGAAAAAGGTCGTGGTGCTGGGGGGCGGGGCCGGGGCGCTGACGACGGCCTATTACCTGTCGAGCACGCCCGAGCTGCGCGCGCGGTACGAGGTCACCGTCTACCAGGTGGGCTGGCGGCTGGGAGGCAAGGGTGCCAGTGGGCGAGGGCCCCACGGGCGCATCGAGGAGCACGGGCTGCACATCTTCTGGGGCTTCTATGAGAACGCCTTCCAGTTGATGCGCGCGTGCTACCGGGAGATGGACCGGCCCGCCACGATGCCCCTGGCGACCTTCGAGCAGGCCTTCCTGCCGAGGGACTTGCTGGCCCTGCAGGAGCTTGTCCACGGCACGTGGCAGCGCTGGGTCATTCCGTTCCCGTCCAACTCCCGCTCGCCGGGGCAGTCTGACAGCATCGACTCCTCCCAGGAGATCCTCGGAGTCCTGTTCCAGACCATCCTGGGGCTCTTCGACCGGACCCAGCGCCTGCTGGTGGGCACGGCGGCGGAGGGCACGGCCCAGGACTTTCTCGGCAGGCTCCAGGAGGTGCTGCTGGAGGGCGTGGGGCGGGGGACCGATCTGCTCCTGTCGGTGCGCCTGCTCGTGCAGGAGGGGCAGCGGATGCTGGAGCAGGCCCACGTGCGCGTGCTCGCGGTGCTCCGGGGCGAGGTGGAGGCGCGCGGGGTGCTGGACGCGGCGCTGCTCGACACGCTGCGCGGCTTCCTGCGCTGGATGTGGGCCCGGTTCACTCCCCTGCTGGAGTCGAACTTCCTGCTCTTCCAGCTGTGCGTGGGGCTGGACTTCCTGGTGGCCAACCTCGTCGGCATCCTCTCGGATCAGGTGTTCGTCCGGGGCTTCAACGCCATCGAGGAGCTCGACTACCGCGCGTGGCTGGCGAAGCACGGGGCCAGCGAGCTGACGCTGAAGTCGGCGCTGTCGCGCACCATCTACGACGCGGCCATGTCCATGGTGGACGGAGATCCCGACCGCCAGGCCATCGGCGCGGGCAGCGCGCTCCGGGCGCTGCTGCGCATCGGGCTCACGTACCAGGGGCACATCGCCTACGAGTTCGCCGCCTCCATGGGCGACGTCATCTTCGTGCCGCTCTACGAGGCGTGCCGGAAGAACGGGGTGCGCTTCCAGTTCTTCCACCGGGTGGAGGAATTGGTCGCCGAGGACGTGACGGGCCTGCCGCAGATCCGGCGCATCCGCATCGGGCGCCAGGTGACGCTGAAGGACCCCTCGCGGGAGTACGAGCCCCTCATCTGCGTGAAGAACCTGCCGTGCTGGCCCAGCCAGCCGCTGTGGGATCAGCTCCTGGAGGGCGACAACCTCCTCCGGGAGGGGATCAACCTGGAGTCCTTCTACACGCCGTGGCGGAGCGTGGAGGAGCGCGTGCTGGAGGCGGGCCGGGACTTCGATCACGTCGTCTTCGGCATCCCCGTGGCCTCGGTGCCCTTCCTCTGCCCGAGCCTCGTGGAGAAGAGCGCCGCGTGGCGGCGGATGGTGGAGCAGGTGGCCACCATCCAGACGCAGTCCTTCCAGATCTGGACCTCCAAGGACCTGAGCGCCATGGGCTGGACGGTGGGCAGCCCCATGCTCACCGGCTACATCGAGCCCATCGACACGTGGGCGGACATGACGAACCTGCTGCCCCGGGAGGGCTGGGCCCAGCCCAATGCGCCGCGCAACGTGGCCTACTTCTGCGGCCCCCAGCCGGGCCCGCGGCAGCCGCCGCCCCCGGAGGCGCATGCCTTCCCCACACAGGAGACGGAGCGGGCCCGGCAAGACGCGGTCCACTTCCTGAACCACCACATCGGCGTGCTCTGGCCGCGCGCCACCCAGCCCCGGGCGCCGGGCGCGTTCGACTGGACGCTGCTGGTGCCCTCGAATGGCGGGGAAGGGGAGGCGCGCTTCGAGACCCAGTACTGGCGCGCCAACGTGGACCCGAGCGAGCGCTACACGCTGGCCCTGCCCGGCACGTTCAAGGCGCGGATCCGTCCGGACCGGACGGGCTTCGCCAACCTGTCCATCTGTGGGGACTGGGTGGACAACGGCTTCTACATTGGCGCGGCGGAGGGAGCCGTCATCTCCGGCATGCTCGCCTTCCGCGCCGTGACCGGGCAGCCGCTGCCCATCTCCGGTGAGGCGTTCTGGTACCGATGA